From the uncultured Methanomethylovorans sp. genome, the window AGGTCCACTGATCGTGCTGCTATTATAAGTTCCTGCAAACTGCGGAGAAAACGGATCGCTGATATCCAGAATGGTAAGGCCATTACCACCTACCACGTATGCATAATTGCCTGAAATAGCAATATAAGAAGCACCAGCAGTATCGTAACTACCTGTAAGCTTCGGGTCTGAAGGATCACTGACATCCAGGATAAGAACATCGTCAGCAGCCAGGTATGCATGATTGCCTGATATGGCAACATCGGACACAGCAGTCGGATAACTGCTTACAAGGACCGGAGAGGATGTATCACTGATGTCCAGAATAGAAAGTTCGAAATCATGGAGCACATAGGCATAATTACCCGATACCACAATATTCTGAGTATAATTTTCAGGGCCATAGTCGCCGATATATTGTGGTGATGATGGATCATTGATGTCCAAAATGTAAAGACCGGGGAAACCTACACCCACAAATGCATGATTTCCTTCTACGTCAATACCTATTCCATTATCAGCAAAAAGACCGGCACTTCCAGTGAGGGCTGGTACTGCCGGATCTGTGACATCTACAATGCTAACGACAACAGAATCACTACCACCGCTTGCTACGTATGCATAATTACCCTGTACGTCAATTTCATCTGCTCCCTCTATATCATATTTGCCTGCATATACTGGAGAAGACGGGTCACTAATATCTGCGATCGTAAGACCGTTATAACTGGCCACGTATGCATAATTGCCTGATACGCTGACATCCCGTGCCCAATCTCCATTATAATAGTTGCTCACATGTGCTGGCACTGAAGGATTGCCGATATCCACGATCTCAAGGCCGGAGCCAGCTATGTACGCATGATCTCCTGCCATAGCAAAATTATTTGTATTACCAACTGTGGCATAAGTACTCACAAGGTCTGGTGATTCCGGGTCAGTGATATCTATAATGGAAAAGCTGTTATATTCCCCTCCATAAGCGTAATTTCCCGACACTGTTATACGGGTATATCCAATCCCATTTTCCGTAACATAGCTTCCTGCAAGGACTGGTGAAGAAGGGTCTGCAACATTTAGAATAGTGAGGCCTTTGTAGGCATCGGCCACATACGCATAATTGCCTGATACGGCAACATCAAGTGCATAGATTCCATTCTCATTATAAACGCCTACAAGTTGTGGTGATGGACCACTTATATCCAATATGATAAGACTACCAGCAGCTATGTATGCATAGTTCCCTGATATGGCAATACCATCTGCATTACCCTGGCCGGAAACATCATAATTTGCTGCAAGGGTTGGCGTCGATGGATCACTGATATCTATGATCTGAAGATTTCCCGGGAACTGATTAGTTACATAGGCATATTGGCCTGATACGACAACAGAATAAGCAGGAGTGTCATAAATACTTGCATAAGTGCCTATAAGTTCCGGTGATGCCGGATCACTGATATCTACTATACTAAGGCCACTTCTGCCATCTCCTATATACGCATAGCCTCCAGAGACAGTAATGGCACTGACTACTGATGGAGTAATTATTCTTCCTACTTCAGATGGCTTATTGATGTCAGCGATATTGAGCACAACGAGATCCTGCCCCTGTCCTAGATAGGCGTGATCACCGACGACTTCAACAGCGTATGCATTTCCTCCAAAGTCACTGAGAAACTCTACATTTACATCATCTGCTGAGCAGACTCCTGTAAGTATGATTATAAACATTACTATTTGAAGAAAAATGGATTTATTTAATTTTATTTGCATTTGTACCACCTACTCTACAAATGAGAGGGGATCCGGATGGGTGTTATTATTAGATAGTAAACAGTAGTTAGTGCCGATACTGTGTATGAAAACAAGAATCTTCAATGAAACAATGGCTCTGTAGAATACCTATCAAAATCAATATCTACAGCCAGAAAGAGTTGTTTTCTAACGATACCTAAGAAACATTTGAGAAAAATCTCAATTCTGTTTCTTGCTTGAATATCGAGGATTTCTACAGAGCCAAAACAACACTATTAGCTGGAGGATCCCATCACAGGATAAATGTTACTATTGCCAGTATTACAAAGATTATCACAAGCCACCTTGCGACCTCCATCGAAAATCCAGCAATTCCACGCGCTCCCAATACATAGGCAATAAAAGCCAGTATCAGGAATGTAATAGCCAATCCTATCAAACCTGCCATACCTACCACTCCTTGTAAATTCACACTATATTTCTAATAGTATACAAATGTACTTATACGTTAGTATTTGATTGAAGAGCTTCGTTAAAAGAAACTCTCAAATTAGTCCCCAAGACCCCTACTCTAATTTTAGATCCTCATCAGCCACCCTTCTAAAACGTAATTTGCAAAAAAGAGTTTTGTGAGGTTTTACCCCTAAGATTGGAGGAAAGGAGGAATTCCTCCATATAATGGATCTTTTATTCTTTCTTAGATTCCAAATCGACACTCTTCAGGGGTTCATCTGGAGTGACATTCTTCAGCTTATCCTTAGATCCCATGACATTCTCCAGATCATCCTTAGATTCTACCTTAGATTCCAAAGTGGTATCCTTTTTTAGATCTGCTGCTGCTTTCTTTATTTCTTCTGCAGCATTCATGTTGCCACTCTCAGTCTTAGTCTTCAGATCATCCTTAGATTCTAAAGTGACGTTCTTTTTTACATCTTCTGCTGCTTTCTTTATTTCTTCTGCTGCTTTCATGTTAACCACTCCCAGTCCAATGTACAGATGAATCTCTCATTCATTCTTAGATTCCGAAGTGACATCCTTCAGGTCATCTGAAGTGATCTTCTTCAGATCATTCTTAGATTCCGAAGTGACATCCTTCAGGTCATCTGAAGTGATCTTCTTCAGATCATTCTTAGATTCCAAAGTGACATTCTTCAGGTCATCTGGAACGACCTTCTTCAATTGTTCTTCTTTCATGTTGCCACTCCCCAGTCCGCACACATTTCAATTGAGACAGACATTTCGTTCTCAATCTAATTTAATATATGTTGTTTGTCTACTTAACATAAATGTAATAAAACATTACACCTGATATCAAATTATAAAAGCATTATAATTTTCAATAACGTTAATAGAGTTCGTTCTTATGAGCAGAAAAACCTGTGAAAAGGTACAGAATTTGGTGAATATCCCTTCCCGATAAAAAAGTTTCGTTATCATATGCAATCTGCTCCTCTATCACCCTGAGAAGAATATCTAATTCTTTAAGGGAGATATTAGACTCTTTGTTAGAAAACTCTATGAAAAGAGCAGAGGAGATATATGACTCGTAGGTAGGTCAGAAATGACCAGGTTATTCCTACAGGAAGATATTTTGCATGAGATCATCGTTTCAATACATCCTATCCTCCTGGGTGATGTGATACTCCTTTTTGATCATGTGAGAATAGAGACTAACTTAAAGCTTTTTGGAACCTGCTAAGTATTGTGAATAAACTTTAGTGAACTCAGCTCCAATGGTTACGACAATGGAACTATAATAGATCCATAGTAATAGAACAATTACGGATCCAATGATACCATAGATCGAATTAATATCGCTATGTATCACATACAATCCCATAGTATATTTCCCAATGGTAATCAGGATAGCAGTCATCACAGAACCAGTTATCACGCATTTCAGGCCCAGATCAATGTCTGGTAATACAAGATATACAAAAATAAAAAACATCACAAGAACCACAAAAGCTGCAATAGGTCCTGCATACTGAAAAACACCAAAAAATGGCAGATATGCATGTAATACTTTTGAACTTGTGAACATCAGAGCTTCTATCAAAGTACTGAACGCGATCAATCCACCAAAAACAATTACGGTTATGGTTGAAATCGAAACATCTTTCAGAAAATTCCGGGCAAATTTTCCTTTTGCCAGTGGAACATTCCATATTCTATACAGGAAGTTCTTGAATTGCCTGAACACATTGCCTGCACCCCACATAAGAAGAAGAAGGCCTGTTAATGCAGTTAAAGAAAGAGAACTTGTAGCAGGCATGTTTGTAAGAAAAGCCTTTAATTCTTCAATGATACTTGCATCAACAATTCCTCCCATATACTCTATAATATTATCCTGAACTTGTCCGGAGGCAAAAAATATGCTTCCCACAGACATGGAGAAGAGGAGAATGGCGGGTAAACTCAAAAGAAAATAAAATGACAGGGCTGCACTATCAATTATGGAGTTGTTTTCTATCCAATCCTTTAATGTGGTGACTGCAAGTTCCTTGACCATTCCAATATTCATCCATCACATGTATGTTTTTATGCAGTATATGCTTTGCTAAAAGAAACTTACAAATTAGAAACAAAATCCTAAAAGACAAATTGATACCATCTCAATAAATTAAACAATTAGGCGAAGGTCTTAAGGATGAGTATCGCATTATAGTAATAGTAGTGTAAAGTGGGGTATCACGGCAGTAATGCCGACAATTCTCTTAATTCTTCGGTTCACATCTTTTGAAAAGATGCCATGGCTGTGATAATTCTCCAAGATTCAGACAAGACTTTAGAAAGGGGAGTAACATGAAAACAAGCACAACGGATAAAGTGGAAGGAACGATCCACAAAATGAAGGGAGAGGTCAAGGAGACCGTGGGACAAATCACAAATGATCCCTACCTGGAAGCTGAAGGTACGATTGAAAAGGCAGAAGGCAAGACACAAGAAAAGGTAGGTCAAATCAAGAAGGTCCTGGGAAAGTAAAAAAAGATATTATGCACCTGCATTCAGGTGCCTTTTTCCTTAGAGGTCTGATTGTCCCGGATTGCGAATTTGATATATCTCTCTTTGGGAACACACTGGTTGAACAATCAATCATACTGGCCCTGCAGAACCGATGTATCTGTTTTTATAAATATATTGGGGTGCTGCTTTCGGTTTTAAGCAAAATCCCAAATATTGACATGAGTTATAGATTTTAAGGCTCTCTACAGAGCCGCATTCTTAATTGTTAAAGAGCAAATGTAATCAAAATATAAATGGGGGTAAGTAGTGTATGGTTAATAATTTATTTGATCTAAGTGGTAAGGTTGCAATTGTAACCGGTGCCTCTGGTGGATTGGGAGTTAAGTTTACTAAGGCATTAGCTAGTGCCGGAGCAAATATTACTATTGCAGCAAGAAGAGTTGAGAAGTTAGAAACACTTAAGGTAGAACTGGAGAAAATTGGCATAAAGTGTCTCACAGTAAAGTGCGATGTTTTAATAGAAGATGACGTAATAAATGTAGTTGAACGCACAGTTAAAAAATTTGGTAAAATAGATATTCTGGTAAATAATGCAGGGACCGCTTCTTTTACATCGGCGGAAGATGTAACCAAAGAAGAATGGGATAACGTACTTAACACAAATCTTAGAGGTACATTTTTCTTCGCAAAACACGCTGCCAGGAAGATGAAAGAACGTAATTACGGAAGAATAATAAACATAGCTTCAATGTATGGTGTAATTGGAAATATGCAAAATCCACTCTCTTCTTATCATGCATCAAAAGGAGGAGTAATGAACCTTACAAAAGCACTGGCAGGCGAGTGGGCACAATACGGAATTACTGTTAATGCTATAGGACCAGGATTCTTTGAATCTGAGATGACAAAGGATCTCGTTTCTGATGCTAGCTTTAAGGATTTCGTTCGATCAAGATGTCCTATGAAACGAATAGGTAAACCGGGCGAGATGGATGGTTTATTAATATACCTTGCATCTGACAATTCTAGTTATTTGACAGGGCAACACATTTGTGTTGATGGAGGATGGACTGCTGTATAATAATTAAATGTTTAAATAAAGTTTCAATAAGTTTTTTCAAATGATATCTTCAAACTGTTTTTAAAAGCAGATTTATTTAAGAAGCTGATGATTTTGACATCTTAAGTAAAGTTTTGGAGATTGTCATACAAAAAACCATTCGAGGTCTTACTTTATAGACATAATGTGTGGACCTCTTTCAAAACATCCCTCACACCTTTTTCCAAGGTGACATGAAACATGCAATATATATTATCTCATTCTGATTACTTGGCACCCACACACAAACAATTAATAGTTAGATCCCAATCTACTCAATTGTGCAGGAGATACAGCCTACAGCTAATGTAAATAGAGTAATTGCTGAGGCAAATAAGTATTTAGGAACACTATAATGGTACTTTTTAACTTCATGCTCCATCATCTCCTATCTAAGTATAGACTTTGTATCCTATTTTTGAAATAATATTTAGTATAACTGCAGTAGGTGAGATAACCGTAGTTGACGGACCTAGTGCCGGTACACTGATGACACTGATAATGATATAATCTATAAGCCATAAGCAATTGAATGATACTGTCACTCTGACAGGAACCATCGATCAATATGGTCACGTAGGT encodes:
- a CDS encoding CsbD family protein; the encoded protein is MKTSTTDKVEGTIHKMKGEVKETVGQITNDPYLEAEGTIEKAEGKTQEKVGQIKKVLGK
- a CDS encoding glucose 1-dehydrogenase encodes the protein MVNNLFDLSGKVAIVTGASGGLGVKFTKALASAGANITIAARRVEKLETLKVELEKIGIKCLTVKCDVLIEDDVINVVERTVKKFGKIDILVNNAGTASFTSAEDVTKEEWDNVLNTNLRGTFFFAKHAARKMKERNYGRIINIASMYGVIGNMQNPLSSYHASKGGVMNLTKALAGEWAQYGITVNAIGPGFFESEMTKDLVSDASFKDFVRSRCPMKRIGKPGEMDGLLIYLASDNSSYLTGQHICVDGGWTAV
- a CDS encoding YihY/virulence factor BrkB family protein, with the protein product MNIGMVKELAVTTLKDWIENNSIIDSAALSFYFLLSLPAILLFSMSVGSIFFASGQVQDNIIEYMGGIVDASIIEELKAFLTNMPATSSLSLTALTGLLLLMWGAGNVFRQFKNFLYRIWNVPLAKGKFARNFLKDVSISTITVIVFGGLIAFSTLIEALMFTSSKVLHAYLPFFGVFQYAGPIAAFVVLVMFFIFVYLVLPDIDLGLKCVITGSVMTAILITIGKYTMGLYVIHSDINSIYGIIGSVIVLLLWIYYSSIVVTIGAEFTKVYSQYLAGSKKL
- a CDS encoding DUF1328 domain-containing protein is translated as MAGLIGLAITFLILAFIAYVLGARGIAGFSMEVARWLVIIFVILAIVTFIL
- a CDS encoding disaggregatase related repeat-containing protein, with the translated sequence MQIKLNKSIFLQIVMFIIILTGVCSADDVNVEFLSDFGGNAYAVEVVGDHAYLGQGQDLVVLNIADINKPSEVGRIITPSVVSAITVSGGYAYIGDGRSGLSIVDISDPASPELIGTYASIYDTPAYSVVVSGQYAYVTNQFPGNLQIIDISDPSTPTLAANYDVSGQGNADGIAISGNYAYIAAGSLIILDISGPSPQLVGVYNENGIYALDVAVSGNYAYVADAYKGLTILNVADPSSPVLAGSYVTENGIGYTRITVSGNYAYGGEYNSFSIIDITDPESPDLVSTYATVGNTNNFAMAGDHAYIAGSGLEIVDIGNPSVPAHVSNYYNGDWARDVSVSGNYAYVASYNGLTIADISDPSSPVYAGKYDIEGADEIDVQGNYAYVASGGSDSVVVSIVDVTDPAVPALTGSAGLFADNGIGIDVEGNHAFVGVGFPGLYILDINDPSSPQYIGDYGPENYTQNIVVSGNYAYVLHDFELSILDISDTSSPVLVSSYPTAVSDVAISGNHAYLAADDVLILDVSDPSDPKLTGSYDTAGASYIAISGNYAYVVGGNGLTILDISDPFSPQFAGTYNSSTISGPVTVSGDHVYIANKERGLTILYVETSPATSQETTVSYTASHDNRLRESFPGSVLSARTYLNIGRSTSCCRDVMLFDLGGYQPTDKISKATLSPLVLSYNYTYI